In a single window of the Bacteroides acidifaciens genome:
- a CDS encoding SGNH/GDSL hydrolase family protein: MFIEGAVNDHTNGFSPRDQIRGMEGVVRHALTANPHTDIIMLHFVYEPFLQMFPKGQTPDVILNHERVANHYLIPSINCAQEVSERIEDKEFTWKEFGGVHPKWFGHKFYAADIQALWDEMWSLPENCTRQPHEIPAKALDKYSYTNGKFVDLKEARIEKGWSILSSWQPKEKTGTRKGFVNVPMLYSDTPGATFTYSFKGKAVGLFMACGPYSGIIEYSIDGKEFRKLDTFTKWSKGLYLPWLYVLESELDSQKTHKLTVRISKDKNAKSKGMECVIRNLVINE; encoded by the coding sequence TTGTTTATCGAAGGTGCCGTAAACGACCATACCAACGGGTTCTCTCCACGCGACCAAATCCGGGGAATGGAAGGGGTAGTCCGCCATGCACTGACAGCAAATCCTCATACCGACATTATCATGCTGCACTTTGTATACGAGCCTTTCCTTCAGATGTTCCCCAAAGGGCAGACACCGGATGTTATTCTGAACCACGAAAGGGTTGCCAATCATTATCTGATTCCTTCCATTAATTGTGCACAAGAAGTTTCAGAGCGGATAGAAGATAAAGAATTCACCTGGAAAGAATTCGGCGGTGTACATCCTAAATGGTTCGGACACAAGTTTTATGCAGCCGACATACAAGCACTATGGGACGAAATGTGGTCATTGCCGGAGAATTGCACACGCCAGCCGCACGAAATACCTGCAAAGGCTTTGGACAAATACAGCTACACCAACGGAAAGTTTGTCGACTTGAAAGAAGCCCGGATTGAGAAAGGCTGGAGCATCCTCTCTTCCTGGCAACCGAAAGAGAAAACAGGTACACGAAAAGGGTTTGTCAATGTCCCGATGCTGTACTCCGACACTCCGGGAGCAACTTTCACGTATTCCTTCAAAGGAAAAGCAGTAGGTTTGTTCATGGCTTGCGGTCCCTATTCGGGAATCATCGAATATAGCATTGACGGCAAGGAATTCCGCAAACTGGATACATTTACCAAATGGAGCAAGGGACTCTATCTTCCCTGGCTGTATGTACTGGAGTCGGAACTGGATTCCCAAAAGACGCACAAACTAACCGTACGTATCTCCAAAGATAAAAATGCGAAGAGTAAGGGTATGGAATGTGTAATCCGCAATCTTGTGATTAACGAATAA
- a CDS encoding radical SAM/SPASM domain-containing protein, whose translation MELIKQISPRTISLLTTYYCTAACKNCCFECNQDRKGKMSFEQIKMYINKCTEAFPTIQLVVFSGGECFSLKDDLYHAVQFANERGLMTRVVSNGYWASSYDKAYSILRKMKALGLNELNLSTGDDHQVWVPFNNIVNAIKASAELDLVCLVNIETNSNSTFNERNFREHEELKECIKNNKVAFSSGIWIPFNSEDKIKRDINYNELLQCRCLQRPVVPYGCSSLFESIPIDMEGYVYACCGLACKRVKYLKLGNINSKSIQEIYAEQFDDFLKVWAYVDGPKFILKKIAEDRNENIEINVDMHNCEACLALFNDCDKIEYVRKNIHKYASNVILKYNVKQKNTEKK comes from the coding sequence ATGGAACTAATTAAACAAATTTCTCCAAGAACAATATCTTTACTAACAACTTATTATTGTACGGCTGCTTGTAAAAACTGTTGTTTTGAGTGTAATCAAGACCGTAAAGGTAAAATGTCTTTTGAACAAATAAAGATGTATATTAATAAATGTACAGAAGCCTTCCCTACAATACAATTGGTAGTCTTTAGTGGTGGAGAATGTTTTTCTTTAAAAGATGATCTATATCATGCCGTGCAATTTGCAAATGAAAGAGGTCTTATGACTAGAGTTGTTTCCAATGGTTATTGGGCTTCCAGTTATGATAAAGCATACTCTATATTAAGAAAAATGAAGGCATTAGGTTTGAATGAGCTGAATCTGAGTACTGGTGATGATCATCAAGTTTGGGTTCCTTTCAATAATATAGTTAATGCAATTAAGGCATCTGCAGAATTAGATTTAGTTTGTTTGGTAAATATTGAAACAAACTCCAATTCAACTTTTAATGAAAGAAATTTTCGTGAACACGAAGAATTGAAGGAGTGTATTAAAAATAATAAGGTCGCTTTTTCTTCTGGTATATGGATTCCATTTAATTCTGAAGATAAAATTAAACGAGATATAAATTATAATGAATTGCTTCAATGTAGATGTTTGCAACGTCCTGTTGTACCCTATGGATGTAGTAGTTTATTTGAGAGTATTCCTATTGATATGGAAGGGTATGTATATGCTTGCTGTGGATTAGCATGTAAAAGGGTTAAATATTTAAAATTAGGTAATATTAATTCCAAAAGTATTCAAGAAATATATGCAGAACAATTTGATGATTTTTTGAAAGTATGGGCATATGTTGATGGACCAAAATTTATTTTAAAGAAAATAGCCGAGGACAGGAATGAAAATATTGAAATTAATGTAGATATGCATAATTGTGAGGCTTGTCTCGCTCTATTTAATGATTGTGATAAGATAGAATATGTGAGAAAAAACATACACAAATATGCGTCCAATGTGATATTAAAGTATAATGTTAAACAAAAAAACACTGAAAAAAAATGA
- a CDS encoding PH domain-containing protein, translating into MYKSDYQPVMKRMEFWLKAILLVAGLVFLAKSYLMQSVSDKLLSLLLAITLLSIFVYMLVVIPQAIYLGEKQLFIKRAFNKKSIMYSSIKKVIPYNEVQNDIRYFGSNGFLGYIGVMGSTQYGRYYSYVKNAKQQVLILTTGKSYLLSCNDRDSFIKELSRKIVQDTHHE; encoded by the coding sequence ATGTATAAATCAGATTATCAACCTGTAATGAAGCGTATGGAATTCTGGCTGAAAGCTATTTTATTAGTAGCCGGTTTGGTGTTCTTAGCGAAATCGTATCTGATGCAGTCTGTGTCTGATAAGCTACTAAGTCTATTGTTGGCTATAACTTTGCTCTCAATTTTTGTGTATATGTTAGTTGTAATTCCACAGGCTATTTATTTGGGGGAGAAACAACTTTTCATAAAAAGGGCTTTCAATAAGAAAAGTATTATGTATTCTTCTATCAAAAAGGTGATTCCCTATAATGAGGTACAGAATGATATTCGTTACTTTGGGAGTAATGGTTTCCTTGGATATATAGGGGTAATGGGGAGTACGCAATACGGCAGATATTATTCTTATGTAAAAAATGCGAAACAACAAGTTCTTATCTTAACTACAGGCAAAAGCTATCTACTTAGTTGTAATGACAGAGACAGCTTTATAAAAGAACTATCAAGAAAAATAGTCCAAGATACGCATCATGAGTAA
- the araJ gene encoding MFS transporter AraJ: MKKSLIALAFGTLGLGIAEFVMMGILPDVAKDLGISIPMAGHFISAYALGVCVGAPVLTLARKYPLKHILLVLVTLIMIGNICAAMAPNYWVLLAARFISGLPHGAYFGVGSIVAERLADKGKGSEAVSIMIAGMTIANLFGVPLGTSLSTMLSWRATFLLVGIWGVVILYYIWRWVPHVEGLQDTGFKGQFRFLKTPAPWLILGATALGNGGVFCWYSYINPMLTNISGFSAESITPLMILAGFGMVMGNLVSGRLSDRYTPGKVGTAAQALICLMLLLIFFLSPYKWMAAILMCLCTAGLFAVSSPEQILIIRVSKGGEMLGAACVQVAFNLGNAIGAYAGGLAVSEGYRYPALTGVPFALIGFVLFLVFYKKYQVKY, translated from the coding sequence ATGAAGAAAAGTCTTATCGCTTTGGCGTTCGGCACCCTGGGATTAGGTATTGCCGAATTTGTAATGATGGGTATTTTGCCCGACGTGGCAAAAGATTTGGGTATCAGTATCCCTATGGCGGGACATTTCATTTCTGCGTACGCATTGGGCGTTTGTGTTGGTGCTCCCGTACTGACGTTAGCTCGCAAATATCCATTAAAACATATCCTGCTGGTATTAGTCACCCTGATTATGATAGGTAATATCTGTGCGGCAATGGCTCCCAATTACTGGGTATTGCTTGCTGCACGCTTTATCTCCGGACTGCCGCATGGAGCATATTTCGGCGTGGGTTCCATTGTTGCCGAAAGATTGGCTGACAAAGGAAAAGGCTCGGAAGCCGTTTCGATTATGATTGCCGGAATGACTATTGCCAACCTCTTCGGTGTCCCACTGGGAACCTCATTAAGTACCATGCTTTCCTGGCGTGCCACTTTCCTGCTGGTCGGTATTTGGGGAGTCGTTATTCTATATTACATCTGGCGTTGGGTTCCTCACGTAGAAGGTCTGCAAGATACCGGCTTCAAAGGACAGTTCCGTTTCCTGAAAACTCCGGCTCCATGGTTGATTCTCGGTGCTACGGCATTAGGCAATGGCGGTGTATTCTGCTGGTATAGTTATATCAACCCGATGCTGACGAATATTTCCGGTTTTTCCGCCGAAAGTATTACTCCACTGATGATTCTTGCCGGATTCGGCATGGTCATGGGGAATCTTGTCAGCGGACGCCTCTCCGACCGTTATACACCGGGAAAGGTGGGAACTGCCGCGCAAGCATTAATCTGCCTTATGCTATTGCTTATCTTCTTTCTTTCACCCTACAAATGGATGGCTGCCATATTGATGTGCCTTTGCACAGCAGGCTTGTTTGCTGTATCCAGTCCCGAACAAATATTGATTATCCGTGTATCGAAAGGTGGTGAGATGCTGGGGGCTGCCTGCGTACAAGTTGCATTCAATCTCGGAAATGCTATCGGGGCTTATGCAGGCGGATTGGCTGTCAGTGAAGGCTATCGTTATCCTGCCCTCACGGGTGTTCCTTTCGCGCTGATTGGGTTTGTTTTGTTCCTGGTCTTTTATAAGAAATACCAAGTCAAATACTAA